A genomic region of Streptosporangium lutulentum contains the following coding sequences:
- a CDS encoding gamma-glutamyl-gamma-aminobutyrate hydrolase family protein, producing the protein MPRPLIGITAYLEAARWGTWVREAVLSPPSYARAVEKAGGLPVLLPPLNLGGINDYVSGLSGVILAGGGELDATLYGAASEDRVEAPQPHRDRFELALARAAVQADLPLLAVGRGMHVLNVAQGGALIPWLPEVVNHDRHAAAGRTHVIQISVSSKLGKAVGDRAEVTAPHHQAVKRLGTNLLAVAWADDQIVEGIELQGHRFGIGVQWNPERGEDNRLVEALVAAARH; encoded by the coding sequence ATGCCCCGACCCTTGATCGGTATCACCGCCTACCTTGAGGCCGCCCGCTGGGGCACATGGGTCAGGGAGGCTGTCCTGTCGCCGCCCTCCTACGCCCGGGCGGTGGAGAAGGCGGGCGGCCTTCCGGTGCTGCTGCCACCGCTGAATCTGGGCGGGATCAACGACTACGTGAGCGGCCTCTCCGGTGTGATCCTCGCCGGTGGGGGTGAGCTCGACGCCACCCTGTACGGCGCCGCCTCCGAAGATCGGGTCGAGGCTCCCCAGCCCCACCGCGACCGCTTCGAGCTGGCGCTGGCCCGCGCGGCGGTCCAGGCCGACCTGCCGCTGCTGGCCGTCGGCCGGGGCATGCACGTCCTGAACGTCGCCCAGGGCGGCGCCCTGATCCCCTGGCTTCCCGAGGTGGTGAACCACGACCGACACGCCGCGGCCGGCCGTACGCACGTCATCCAGATCAGCGTGTCGAGCAAGCTGGGCAAGGCGGTGGGCGACCGCGCGGAGGTGACCGCGCCGCACCACCAGGCCGTCAAGCGGCTGGGCACCAACCTGCTCGCCGTGGCCTGGGCGGACGACCAGATCGTCGAGGGCATCGAGCTCCAGGGGCACCGTTTCGGCATCGGCGTGCAGTGGAACCCCGAGCGCGGTGAGGACAACCGGCTCGTGGAGGCCCTGGTCGCGGCCGCCCGTCACTGA
- a CDS encoding globin domain-containing protein: protein MSLNPRLVKESFAVIEPVADKAAAYFYGRLFAGNPHLRGMFPPAMDVQRDRLFSALTRIVWSLDSPDSLASYLGQLGRDHRKYGVVAEHYTAVGNALLSTIKHFSAETWNAEIEAAWVTAYTSAANLMIESAEADSGVSPAWWLAEVIDHERRTPDIAVITLRLDQPLPYLAGQYVNVQTARWPRVWRTFSIANAPREDNTVRLHVRAIPGGWVSTALVEHTRIGDTVTFGPPVGTMTPTGSGRDILCVAGGTGLAPIKAIVEHVIASGQRPNIHLLYGARHAHELYDLTDLVRMESAFPWLRVLPVVSDQPGYDGMRGRVSDVMERFHSWADHDIYICGPTDMVNETVRKLQRTGVPLANIHRDIVQGEP from the coding sequence ATGTCTTTGAATCCGCGTCTCGTCAAGGAAAGCTTCGCCGTCATCGAGCCCGTCGCGGACAAGGCCGCGGCGTACTTCTACGGCCGCCTGTTCGCCGGGAACCCGCACCTGCGCGGAATGTTCCCACCGGCCATGGACGTCCAGCGCGACCGCCTGTTCAGCGCGCTGACCAGGATCGTCTGGAGCCTGGACAGCCCCGACAGCCTGGCTTCGTACCTCGGCCAGCTCGGCCGTGACCATCGCAAGTACGGGGTGGTCGCCGAGCACTACACCGCGGTCGGCAACGCGCTTCTGTCCACGATCAAACACTTCTCCGCCGAGACCTGGAACGCGGAGATAGAGGCCGCCTGGGTGACCGCGTACACCTCGGCCGCCAATCTCATGATCGAGTCAGCCGAGGCGGACTCCGGCGTTTCCCCCGCCTGGTGGCTCGCCGAGGTGATCGACCACGAGCGCCGCACACCGGACATCGCGGTGATCACTCTGCGGCTCGACCAGCCCCTGCCGTACCTGGCGGGACAGTACGTCAACGTGCAGACCGCGCGCTGGCCGCGTGTCTGGCGCACGTTCTCCATCGCGAACGCGCCACGGGAGGACAACACCGTCCGCCTGCACGTCCGCGCGATCCCCGGGGGGTGGGTCTCGACCGCGCTGGTCGAGCACACGCGGATCGGCGACACCGTGACGTTCGGCCCGCCGGTCGGCACCATGACCCCCACCGGCTCGGGGCGCGACATCCTGTGTGTCGCGGGAGGCACCGGGCTCGCCCCGATCAAGGCCATCGTGGAGCACGTGATCGCCTCGGGACAGCGTCCCAACATCCATCTGCTGTACGGCGCGCGTCACGCCCACGAGCTCTACGACCTGACCGACCTGGTCCGGATGGAGTCGGCCTTCCCGTGGCTGCGGGTGCTTCCCGTGGTCTCCGATCAGCCCGGCTACGACGGCATGCGAGGCAGGGTGTCCGACGTGATGGAACGGTTCCACTCCTGGGCCGACCACGACATCTACATCTGCGGTCCCACCGACATGGTCAACGAAACCGTTCGCAAGCTCCAGCGGACCGGGGTGCCCCTGGCCAACATCCACCGGGACATCGTCCAGGGCGAACCCTGA
- the thyX gene encoding FAD-dependent thymidylate synthase, with protein MTGYEAEARFLDDVTVELVKHSASDSDVLWAARVSTAGEKSLEEVGKDPARSKGLINFLMRDRHGSPFEHNSMTFLIGAPIFVFREFQRHRVGWSYNEESGRYRELEANFYVPGAERKLVQEGRPGKYVFVEGSEEQHKITVETMEASYRQSYAAYREMLEVGIAREVARAVLPVGLFSTMYATCNARSLMHFLSLRTKNEQSKMPSFPQREIEMVGEKMEAAWAELMPLTHAAFVEAGRIAP; from the coding sequence TTGACGGGTTATGAGGCAGAGGCGCGTTTTCTCGACGACGTGACCGTGGAGTTGGTCAAGCACAGCGCTTCCGACTCCGACGTGCTCTGGGCGGCTCGGGTGTCGACCGCGGGGGAGAAGTCCCTTGAGGAGGTCGGAAAGGACCCGGCGCGGTCCAAGGGGCTGATCAACTTCCTGATGCGCGATCGGCACGGCAGCCCGTTCGAGCACAATTCGATGACCTTCCTCATCGGCGCGCCGATCTTCGTCTTCCGCGAATTCCAGCGCCACAGGGTCGGATGGTCCTACAACGAGGAAAGCGGTCGTTACCGGGAGCTTGAGGCCAATTTCTACGTTCCGGGGGCGGAGCGGAAGCTGGTCCAGGAGGGCCGCCCGGGCAAGTACGTCTTCGTCGAGGGCAGCGAGGAGCAGCACAAGATCACGGTAGAGACGATGGAGGCGTCGTATCGGCAGTCGTACGCCGCCTACCGGGAGATGCTGGAGGTCGGGATCGCCCGCGAGGTGGCCAGGGCGGTGCTGCCCGTCGGCCTGTTCTCCACGATGTACGCCACCTGCAATGCCCGCTCGCTCATGCACTTCCTCTCCCTGCGCACCAAGAACGAGCAGTCCAAGATGCCCTCGTTCCCGCAGCGGGAGATCGAGATGGTGGGGGAGAAGATGGAGGCCGCCTGGGCGGAGCTCATGCCCCTCACGCACGCGGCCTTCGTCGAGGCCGGCCGGATCGCACCCTAG
- a CDS encoding amidohydrolase family protein, with amino-acid sequence MRSDDALPVELPDTVREALLAPLIDHHCHGVRRDDLARGRFEMLLTQAGTPAPPGTTHFDTPAGAAVRRWCAPVLDLDPHVPPAVYLARRAELGAAEVNRRLLGAAGITTFLVDGGPGGPDLLSAEEMGHAGGASAGEIVTIEQVELDVARTAASGVSYISTLTQQLVSRAARAAGLTSSAAYRQGLGRDPARPSRGSVIAAATRRLAGPAERLTDPVLLRHLLWVAADVARERNRPLRFHIGYGDSAPDPHGGDPSLMIGFLRAVQPIGVPVILLHCYPFHRQAAYLAGVLPHVYVDVGLALSCTAVGSAAVMGELLELVPFHKQLFGSGGHGVAETCHLGALYYRRSLARALSLRLAADEWSVPDAARVAHMIGSGNARRVYRL; translated from the coding sequence ATGAGATCGGACGACGCGCTGCCCGTCGAGCTTCCCGACACGGTGCGGGAGGCCCTGCTGGCCCCGCTGATCGACCATCACTGCCACGGAGTGCGCCGCGACGACCTGGCGCGGGGCCGGTTCGAGATGCTGCTCACCCAGGCCGGCACCCCCGCCCCTCCCGGCACCACCCACTTCGACACCCCGGCGGGCGCCGCGGTCCGCCGCTGGTGCGCGCCGGTCCTCGACCTGGATCCGCACGTGCCGCCGGCCGTCTACCTGGCCCGCCGGGCCGAACTGGGCGCGGCCGAGGTGAACCGGCGGCTGCTGGGCGCGGCCGGGATCACCACCTTCCTGGTCGACGGCGGCCCGGGCGGTCCCGACCTGCTGTCGGCCGAGGAGATGGGCCACGCGGGCGGCGCCTCGGCCGGGGAGATCGTCACGATCGAGCAGGTCGAGCTCGACGTCGCGCGGACGGCGGCCTCGGGCGTCTCCTACATCTCCACCCTCACCCAGCAGCTCGTGAGCCGGGCCGCCCGGGCCGCCGGGCTCACGTCGTCCGCCGCCTACCGGCAGGGCCTGGGCCGTGACCCGGCCAGGCCCAGCAGAGGATCGGTGATCGCGGCGGCCACCCGGCGGCTGGCCGGGCCCGCCGAGCGGCTCACCGACCCGGTGCTGCTGCGTCACCTGCTCTGGGTGGCCGCGGACGTGGCCAGGGAACGCAACAGACCTCTGCGGTTCCACATCGGCTACGGCGATTCCGCCCCGGACCCCCACGGCGGGGACCCCTCGCTGATGATCGGATTCCTCCGGGCGGTGCAGCCGATCGGCGTGCCCGTCATCCTGCTGCACTGCTATCCCTTCCACCGCCAGGCGGCCTACCTCGCCGGTGTCCTCCCTCACGTCTACGTCGACGTGGGCCTGGCCCTGAGCTGCACCGCCGTGGGTTCGGCGGCGGTCATGGGGGAGCTGCTGGAGCTTGTCCCCTTTCACAAGCAGCTGTTCGGCTCCGGCGGCCACGGGGTGGCCGAGACCTGCCACCTGGGCGCGCTGTACTACCGGCGGAGCCTGGCCAGGGCGCTGTCGCTGCGGCTGGCCGCCGACGAGTGGAGCGTCCCGGACGCGGCTCGGGTGGCCCACATGATCGGCTCCGGCAATGCCCGCCGGGTATACCGGCTGTAG